Sequence from the Christiangramia fulva genome:
TAGCGGTGGTTTTTCTATGTCTTGCCGGAATCGCAGGTTTGTTTATTTATCTGATTAGGCATTTTTTTCCTTCGAAATGGAGTTTCGAGGCAAGACAAAGTTTACTGAATCTTTTCAGGCCGCAAAACCAAACCCTGATCCTGATCCTTGCCATTGGCCTTGGAGCATTTTTAATTAGTACGCTTTATTTTACCAAAGATATGCTGCTTTCTCAGGCAAAACTGGAAGATCAGGCTAATAGTCCGAATCTCATCCTGCTTGACGTACAAACCAATCAGAAAGATTCGGTAGCTCAAACCGTAAGAGCACAGGATCTGCCGGTGATCGAAGCAATTCCAATTGTGACGATGAAGGTGAAAAGTCTTGCCGGAAAACCGGTTGAAGAGATCAGAAAAGACACGACTTCCCAAATTAACCGCTGGATCCTGGATCATGAATTTCGCACTACATACCGTGATTCATTAATTTCTTCCGAATCTATAAGCAATGGCAATTGGGTGCCAAAAATGAAAGATGATCAGGAAATCGTACCTATTTCGGTGAGCGAAGATTTTGCAAAAGACGCTGAAGTTTCAGTAGGTGATGAAATTATTTTTAATGTCCAGGGAGTTCTTTTGAAAACGAACGTGGAAAGCATTAGAAAAGTTGACTGGAGCAGGATGCAGATGAATTTTTCGATCGTTTTTCCGAAAGGAGTACTTGAAGAGGCGCCACAATTCCTGGTATTAACAACAAAAACCCCCAACCCGCAGAAATCGGCTGAATTACAGCAGGCTATTGTAGAAAAATTTCCAAATGTTTCAATTATTGATCTGCGGCAGGTGCTAAGCGTCATTCAGGAAATTTTAAATAAAATCTCCTGGCTGATCAATTTTATGTCGGCTTTCAGTATCATCACAGGAATAATAGTTTTAATCGGCGCCGTTAGGACGAGTAAATATCAGCGTATAAAGGAAAGTGTGCTGTTGAGAACGCTCGGGGCCAGGAAAGAACAGATCCTGAAAATTCTTGCGCTGGAATATCTTTTTTTAGGAATGATAGGTTGTATTACGGGAATATTCCTCTCTCTTTTGGGAAGCCTGTTATTAGCCTATTTTGTATTTGATTCCACCTTTATTCCATCTGTAGGCCCCTTTGTGTTCCTGCTTCCGGCCATTGTAATACTTGTGGTGGTCATAGGCCTGTCAAGTAGTTTGAGCGTATTAAAAAGTCCACCACTTCAGGTTTTGAGAAAAGAAGTTTAGCCCGTATCGTTTTATAAGTAACTGTATCCAACAAAGTTCAATTTCTAAAATGCTCATAATCAAATTTTACATATCTTTAAGATTACTTTAACTTTTAATCTGTTTTCCTATAAAAAATTATATGCCTGCCAGCTCTGCAAAACTATCCTCGATCACCTCGAGTGAATTGTTGATCATCACTGATCTGGATGACCATAAAATCGTTTATTGCAACGATAAAATTCGGTTGGAGCAGGAAAAAAACTGGAAAAATAGACCCTGTATGGAAGATTTTTATGAAAATCTGGTGCATCAGGACGACCTTTCAGATTTTCTAAAAACTTTGAAAAGAGTTAAAAAACCGGCAAGTAGTTTTGGACGGGAACAGGTTGTTCGATTCAGAAAAAATCCTGATTCCAATTGGGAAGAATATGTATTTCAGCATCGGCCATACAAAGGCCATAAAGATCAGCAGAAAAATATGCTTCTCAGCATTGCGGCAAAAAATAATAAGAAAGAGCCAAAAGATGATGATTATCGGCAGATGTTCAATACTATAGATGAGGCTTTCTGTATTTTTGAAATGATCTACGATTGCGATGGGAAAGCGACCGATTATTTATTCCTGGAAACAAATCCCGCTTTTGAAAAACAGATAGGACTCGGAAATGTTGTGGGGAAAACCATGCGGGAACTCATCCCTGACCATGAAGATTACTGGTTTGAAGTCTATGGTAAGGTCGCGCTTTCAGGCAAATCAGTTCGTTTTCAGTATCAGGCGAAAAAAACCAAGCAGCGCTGGTTTGATCTTTTTGCCTTAAGAAGAGGTGACCAAAACAGCAGACAGGTAGCGGTTCTTTTTCGGGATATAACCGAGGAGAAAATGGCAAAACTCAGCCAGAAGGAAACTTCAGAAAAACTGCAACAAAATATTCTAAGTCACCAGCAGGAGCTTCAGAAATCAAAAGAGCTGCTTCAAACTGTTTTTGATACTACTAACCTCGGAATTGCCGTTTTAAAAGCCCAATTTGATGACAAGGGAGAGATAAAAGATTTCTTATACCTGCGCATCAATAAAGTATTGAAAGACTTATATAAAAAGGTTGATCCGCTTGGCAAGACCTTTCTGGAAGTTGCTAAATTTGGATTCCGTCCGGAATTATTTGAAGATTTCAGCGAAGTGATACGCAGTGGGAATGACATGGATAAGGAGATCCATCTTGACCGTGCAGGAAAAAATTTATGGTTCAGAATAACCGCAAGGCCTCATTCCGATCTTCTAATCGTAAGTATTGAAGATATTACCGGGGTAAAACTCGCAGCCCAAAAGCTTGTCGAGGCTTTACGCTTCAAAAAACATTTGGTAAGGACCACGCCGGAAACTATTATGATCGTCAATCTCAATAGTTTTTCTGTGCGATATCTCAATAAGGACCTTTTTTCAGAAGAAGGCATGACGAAAGAAAGGATTGAGGGAACTTCCCTTCCTGAGATTTTGCCATACATTCATCCGCAAGACAGGGAAAAAATTACAGGTCTCCACCGCACACTTCTTAAATCTGGTGAAGAGGAAATTCATGATACAGAAATCCGTTTAAAACTTGATGGTTCCACCTGGGAATGGTTTAGCGTTCGTGGCTCTATTTTTCAAAGGCGGGATGAGAATTGGGTAGATGAATATGTGCTCCTTTTAAGAAATATTCATCAGCAGAAGAAAACAAATCAGGCATTATTGAAAGCCGAAAAATTTTCGATCCAGGGAGAAATTGCCCGTACACTTGCCCATGAATTACGAAATCCGATTGCAAGTATAGGAATGGCTACCGAGGTCATCGGCCATAAAATGGAAAAAAAACAAAAAGAAGATCTGAAGAATTATTTGGATATTCTCACTCGCTGCACCAAAAGATTGAATGTACTGGTTGGTGATCTATTGAACTCTTCTAACTATTCGCCAACGGTACTTCGCAAGGAAGATCTGGGGAAAATTGTGGAGGCCAGTATTGAAAAAGCTG
This genomic interval carries:
- a CDS encoding PAS domain-containing sensor histidine kinase, with product MPASSAKLSSITSSELLIITDLDDHKIVYCNDKIRLEQEKNWKNRPCMEDFYENLVHQDDLSDFLKTLKRVKKPASSFGREQVVRFRKNPDSNWEEYVFQHRPYKGHKDQQKNMLLSIAAKNNKKEPKDDDYRQMFNTIDEAFCIFEMIYDCDGKATDYLFLETNPAFEKQIGLGNVVGKTMRELIPDHEDYWFEVYGKVALSGKSVRFQYQAKKTKQRWFDLFALRRGDQNSRQVAVLFRDITEEKMAKLSQKETSEKLQQNILSHQQELQKSKELLQTVFDTTNLGIAVLKAQFDDKGEIKDFLYLRINKVLKDLYKKVDPLGKTFLEVAKFGFRPELFEDFSEVIRSGNDMDKEIHLDRAGKNLWFRITARPHSDLLIVSIEDITGVKLAAQKLVEALRFKKHLVRTTPETIMIVNLNSFSVRYLNKDLFSEEGMTKERIEGTSLPEILPYIHPQDREKITGLHRTLLKSGEEEIHDTEIRLKLDGSTWEWFSVRGSIFQRRDENWVDEYVLLLRNIHQQKKTNQALLKAEKFSIQGEIARTLAHELRNPIASIGMATEVIGHKMEKKQKEDLKNYLDILTRCTKRLNVLVGDLLNSSNYSPTVLRKEDLGKIVEASIEKAADRIYLAGIDLKKNFDGVYSIKADKEKLEIAILNILVNASEATPPEKGKVEITIKSENSSFILIIKDNGIGMKKEEKERLFDAFYTNKKTGTGIGLNSVKNILEEHDAKIEVCSQPKKGSTFMIHFPKIKS